The sequence GGATTGTTGTCTGTTGTTTGATGACGAGGGAATAACTTCCCGCCACTCTACTCGTTCCTCCACAGAAGCTGCGAGCGCTGCAAAACTTTAACACTCTAATGGCCGTGACCGGAGGCCTCTGTCACAGCTCCATCTCCCGCCTCAAAGACACCTCCAACCTGCTGCCTCCCGACGTCACAAAGGTCTTTCAGATATTACACATAACCGCGAGTCTATTGATGACCACAAATATGTCATGatgacacttttctttcttgagTCCTTCTGCTTCTTGGACTTTCTTTGGGTTCatggcctctgtgtgtgtctgtttaatATGTTGCAATTATTGTATATCTTTTCATCAAAAGaagttgtgtttctgtttgatTCCACCTTCTCTGTctgtcaatatatatacatttaaatgtttgcCTTAACTGTGAAACTAGTGCAGCACATGTGCAGGTTTTTTAAATCAGTTGAACTTTTATGGGTATAACTCATAATTCAGGTATGACAGTCTTATTTCAATTGTGGTTTCCTTTTGGGTGTCAACTCTTTTAACGCCCCTCTTGAAGTTTCTTTGTCTTGCACTATTATCTCTTTTTAAGTCACTCTATCACATTACCAGTAATAACACCAGTCACACCCTAAAGGACATCATTAACGTGTAGCTTTTACCAGATTCAAGTAAAACATGTTATGACTTTAGACCCAACTGACTCATGACTTTACTTGGATTTGAGCCTTTTGACTTGCGTTGGAACAACGAAAGACTAAGTCATGTCGCAAACTTGCCTCCAATGTCGGACGTTCTGAGCCACATTTTTTCATTAAACGTTATTTGCGTTTCATTTTCACGGCTGTGCTAAAGTCGAGCACAGCTGCGGAGACAAAGGGCCGCTGTCTTCATGATCTCTCTCGTGGTCGTCACCCGTTCTCAGGCCTTGAGTGAGATGACGGAGCTGCTCTCCTCGCACAGCAACTACATCAACTACCGGCGGGTCTACAACGTGTGCAGCGGCTTCAAGGTGCCCATCCTGGGCGTCCACCTGAAGGACCTGATCTCGCTGAACGAGGCACTTCCGGACTACGTCAATGGGGACAAGATCAACCTGAGCAAGCTGGAGCACCTGTACAGCAACATCGGCGACCTGGTGGCCATCCACAGCTGCACGCCGCCCTTCGAGGCCAACAAAGACCTTCTGCATCTGCTCACGGTACGAGACCGACGCGATAAGACATCGGATGAAAGAGACTCCCGCAGTGGAACGTCTTCCAAATGTGTTCCTTCGCTGTTTCAGCTCTCTCTGGATTTATACTACACCGAGGATGAGATATATGAACTTTCATACACCAAGGAGCCCAAGAACACCAAGATCCAGGTCAGTAGGGCCACATGCTCCTCTTTGAAGTTGTGCTCCATCTAACGCCTGTGACGGCAAAACTTGTCTCCACCCAAGTTGAGtctttttaaactgaaatgacgaatatcgaagaaccagaacttgtctatgaaatcatttattcttgcaagaaCCGTTACacagagtccctcaggagtctgccaagggtggACTGAAGAGTCAATGAAACAACATGTATTTAAGGGAAACAACAAGAAGGAGGATCCATAAGGAGACATTGGTCTTCAGGTCCTTTGATGAGTAACCAAATGATCCGATCACCTGATGAGCAATCAAGTGATCAGGTCCCTTTATGAGGATACTCAAAGGAAAGATCCTGGGAAATGTAACACCTATCAATCAGTCTTCATCCTGTCCTCTGTTATAATTTGTCCCCAGAAGTGAATGTTTCTTTCACAAAGTGTCAAAGAGGATACAATgaagaatatataaaataccCATTACACAGCACCGGGCTCACACTCGTTTAAACCTCTTCTCACTAGACGAGGGATGCGTGTGTGCTCTCTGTGTGGGTGTAACACcttccttcaaaacaaaagcacagcCTTGGTACTGTCATAGATCAGATTCGGCCACATCAAAGTGCTGTACCTTAGAGAAGCGTGTTATGTGGTGGGCgtgctctttttctttttctttctttcttcccctccttcttGTTTCTCACATGTGCagtccctctgtgtctctctcatctctgcaTCTGCCGGTCCACAGCCCGTCACTCCGGTTAAAGCACCTGTAGTGGCGGAGTGGGGCTCAGGGGTCACCCCCAGGCCCGACCCCGACACCATCTCCAAGCACGTCAAGCAGACGGTGGACGTGAGTATGTGACACTGCAGCCACCTCCCGCCTTCTTTCACTTCCTTATTACTCGGCAGGCCAAAGCAGAACTAAACCAACCGCTCTCTGACACGCTGCGTCTCTGACGGCTCTGTCGCCCCCTGCAGTCCATCATGAAGAACTACGACCAGAGCCAGCACGGTTACATCGCACTGGAGGACTTTGAGAAAATAGCAGCCAACTTCCCCTTCACCTTCTGCACTCACGAGACTGACAGGTGAGAAAGCCCGCACAAGCGCAGAGGCCTGTTGCCGTGACGACCGTGAGGTGTTGCATGGGTTACCCCCTGTTCTGCTTGCAGGGAGGGGAAAATCAGCCGTGAAGAAATCACCTCTTACTTCATGCGGGGAATGTCTATATGTGCCAAGCTGGGCttcaacttcaacgcacacaaCTTCCACGAGACCACGTATAAACGGCCCACGTTCTGCGAGACGTGTGGAGGCTTTGTGAGTATCCATTGTATCCagtctttctttttaatttgtacATATACTcagtgccgccgctcccataacgcgcactacgcgctgtgcgtagggcaccaagtcctgaggg comes from Pseudoliparis swirei isolate HS2019 ecotype Mariana Trench chromosome 20, NWPU_hadal_v1, whole genome shotgun sequence and encodes:
- the rasgrp4 gene encoding RAS guanyl-releasing protein 4 isoform X3; protein product: MGDLWALVRSDGEEAHSQLMDTSCLGPHGNIFQAPSPSVKKRKVSLIFDHMEPEEMAQHLSYLEFKNFCNVSFLDYRSYVVRGSVRDNPALERSVMMCNGVSQWVQLMILSRHTAQQRAQVFTKFIHVAQKLRALQNFNTLMAVTGGLCHSSISRLKDTSNLLPPDVTKALSEMTELLSSHSNYINYRRVYNVCSGFKVPILGVHLKDLISLNEALPDYVNGDKINLSKLEHLYSNIGDLVAIHSCTPPFEANKDLLHLLTLSLDLYYTEDEIYELSYTKEPKNTKIQSLCVSLISASAGPQPVTPVKAPVVAEWGSGVTPRPDPDTISKHVKQTVDSIMKNYDQSQHGYIALEDFEKIAANFPFTFCTHETDREGKISREEITSYFMRGMSICAKLGFNFNAHNFHETTYKRPTFCETCGGFMWGVIKQGYHCKDCGINCHKHCRDRVGMECLKKHTNTTGSCPCTPAPNSRIKGSEEEAFVFPQSDETENNQGVSERSTQTDPGVWTPEKRDKRGNHHNFLVHASPERKLHTPPPRSRGCSMPVSFLQEKMEELHLHEDKSREPD